The Pseudomonas sp. B21-023 genomic interval GCGCCAGCTGGGGCTCAAGGCGTGGTAGACAGATGCCGCGACGAGTAACGCGACAATGGCCACGATCCAGCCCAGGCTGCCCCTGGGCCGGTGCATCCAGGCCCGTAGTTTCGCTCGTGCTTGCGTGTTCATGACTACCTCCCGCGCCGGGTTCAGCGCACAGGGTCGATGGCAATGGTTTCCTGATATTCCGGCACGCACACCTGCCAACCGAGCTCCAGGCTGATTCGCCGTCGCAAGGTGTCAGCGGCATGTGGCTCGCCATGGATCACATAGGTCTGCCGCGGTGGCCGGGTGAAACCGCGCAACCACTCCATGATCTCGTCGGCGTCGGCATGGGCCGAAAGGTTTTCCATGGCGTGCACCTGCGCCCGAATGGGCACGTCTTCGCCCTGCAGGCGTACGCTGCGGGCGCCAGCGACGATGTCGGCGCCGCGCGTGCCTCCCGCCTGGAAACCCGAGAACAGGATGCTGTTGCGCGGATTGGGGGCTAGCGCCTTCAGGTGGTGCAGCACCCGGCCGCCGGTAGCCATGCCACTGGCGGCAATGATCACCGCCGGCTCGCGCAGCTGGTCGAGGTGGCGGGACTCATCGACCGTGCGGATGATCCGCGTGCCCTTGCACATCGCGGCGCACTCCGCCGCCGTTAGCCGATGTTCGTTGCGAAACTGCTGATACAGGGCGGTGGCATCGGTGGCCATCGGGCTGTTGAGGTACACCGGGATATCCGGGATCAGCCGGTCACGCTTGAGCTTGTACAGGTAATACATCAGCAGTTGGGCGCGCCCGACAGCGAAAGACGGCACCAGGACAATGCCATGGCGCAGGAGTGTCTGGTTGATCACCTGGGCCAGGTACTGCTCGGTCGATTCTGTCGGGTGCTGGCGATCACCGTAGGTGGACTCCATCAGCAGCACATCCGCCGTCCGGATCAGCTCCGGCGCCCGCATGATCGGGTCTTGCGGCCTGCCCAAGTCACCCGAGAAGACCAAGGTCTGCCCCTGGGCACTGAGCTGCACCGTTGCCGCACCCAGGATATGGCCTGCCGTGCGCAACAGCAGGTCCATGCCCTCGGTGATCGGCATTGCCTGGTGCAGCTCCACCGGGCGCAACAGTGCCAGCGCCCGCTTTGCATCCTGTTCTGTATAGAGCGGCCGCGCCGGCGTGTGTCTGGAATAGCCGTGGCGATTGGCATGTTCGGCCTGCTCTTCCTGCAGCCGCGCGCTGTCGAGCAACAGCACTTCAGCCAGGGCGCAGGTTGCCGGGGTGGCATAGATCGGCCCGCTATAGCCCTCCCTGGCCAGCACCGGCAGGTAGCCACTATGGTCGAGATGGGCATGGGTCAGCACGACCGCATCAAGCGCCCCCAGTGCCGGTGGCAAGGGCTCCCAGTTGCGCAGACGCAATTGCTTGTAGCCCTGGAACAGTCCGCAGTCGACCAGCACTCGCGTGCTGTTGTAGGTCAACAGGAATTTGCTGCCGGTCACTGTCCCGGTGCCGCCGAGAAAGGTCAGTTGCATGGCCAAGGCTCCTGGGTTTCGAACACATGGGGATGAACCGCCAGCACGCTGCACGGTGGGTGATCAACGATACGTTCAGTGGTATCGCCCAGCAGCTTGTCCAGCCCTTTGGGCTGCACCACACCCATCACCACGGCGTCGACCTCCAGGGCCGCGACCTGTTCGCGGATCACCTGCACCGGTCCGCCCTCCATGAAGTGCCGACAGTCCGGCGCCACCCCTTCGGCCTCAGCCAAGGCATTGAAGGATTCCTGCAGTGCTTCGCGCATCTCTTCGATCCACGCTTGGGTGAGGTTGATATCCGCCGCGAACACTCCGGCCATGTTGTAGGCAGACAGCAGGTGCAACTGGGCATCGCACTGCAGTGCCAAGGCCTGGGCAACACGAATGAGTCCACGATTGAACTGTTCCTGTACGGCTGGCGTCTCGCTGAAGCGGGTGTCCACGGCTACGAGAACACGCCGGGGCAATGAGGCGGCCGCCATCGGCACGAACAGGGTGAGCCCCTTGAAGCCGCGCATCAGCGCACAGTCCAACGGGGTGCCGAACAGCCGCGCCATGGCCGACGCGGCTTCACTGTCCTTGATGACCATGTCCGGTTGCAGTTCGCGAATATAGTCAAGGGCTTCGCTGCGGATATCCTCGGCGGAGAGGCTATCGACCGTCAGTGCCACGCCACTGCTGCGGTGCCGCTCGACCAGCGTTCGCAACTGCTCGCGATAGTGATCGTACTGGCGCTTGATATCGGCCTCATTCAGCCGCTCTTCGCGCAGCAGGTGCGCCTCGCTTGGCACGAACACCCCCAGCACGTGCACGCGGGCTCCGCTGGCATGCGCCAGCGCCAGCCCCCTACGCAGCGCGGCTGAATGCGGATCGACGTCGATAATCAGCACCAGCAACTGTCGATATTGACTCATGGTGGACCTCCGGACTTGCGCCGCTGGGGTGCGATGAAAGGGATTTTCCTGGGGTGGTCGCACTGGCGCTTGATGCAGATCAGAAACGCGTGATCCGGTCCGAACTTGACGATTGTCAGAACCGCGGCGGCCGTCCACGTTACAACGGCTTCAGGTATCTATCCGGGTGATGGGAGGCAACATGAATACGCAGCAGACCGAACAGCCGGGCGCCTGCGAGCACTGGGTCGAAAAGCTTGATGACGGCACGCCCGTGCTGATCCGGCCGCTGCGCGAGGAAGATCACGACCGCGACCGGCACTTCCTCAGGTCGATCACCTCCGAGGCCCGGCGTTTCCGCTTCATCGCCGGGATCAGCAGCGGCCTGCCCAGCCTGGACCCGCAAAGGATGCCCGTCGACTACCACCAGCGCATGGCCTATGTCGCGCTGGCTCACGTCGACGGCTGCTTGCAGCAGATTGGCGTCAGCCGCTACGCCGGAATATCGGGTAGCCCGTGCTGCGAGTGTGCCGTGGCGGTGCGGGAGGACTGGCAGCGTAGAGGTCTGGGCAAGCGCCTGTTGCTGCACCTGATCGAAGCGGCGCGGCGCAATGGCTATGAGTGGATGATGTCCAGGGACCTGGCGAACAACTACGCCATGCACCGCCTGACCAAGGCGCAGGGGTTCACCTCACGCTACCTGGGCGGCGATGTCAGCGAGATCCTTCACGAACTTGACCTGCGGGCCTGAAAACCAAGGCCCTTGCGGGCCTTGTACCTTACCCCTGGGCATGTTCGGGGGAAATCACCAGCACACTGCTGGACAAGCGATGCAGTACCCGCTCCGCGGTACTGCCGATGAACCATCCAATGCCGTGGTGGTGATAACTGCCCATCACCAGCACATCGATATCATTGTTATCCATGAACACGGCCAGAACCTTGGCTGGATCGCCTATGCGCATGTGCCGGTGCTCGACAGCGATGCCATTGCGCTCGGCAAGGGCCTGGAAGGCATCGCTCTGGGCTTCGTGAAGCGTCTGGGCGAGGTTGGAATCGAACAGAAACGAATGCTCCCGGCTGCCGCCGGCGTCCAGGTACATCGAACCCAGGTCATAGGCATACAGCAATTCGATCTGCCCGTTGCACTGCAGGGCCAGTTTCAACGCCTCGCTGATGATCTGGTTGTTGAAGCCTTCGAACTGATCCTCGGGCCTGGACAGGTCCACAGCCGCGAGGATCCGGCGCGGCAGCGCATGGCTGGCCTTGTGCACCAGATGCAGCGGGATGCGGGTTTCGCGCAGCAGCTGGATATCCAGGGAGGTGAACATGGCACGCGCCCACCAGGGTTCATGCTCGAACGCCTTGATCAACATGGCGAACGGCTGTTCGCGCAGGTGCACCAGGATCTCGCTCAAGGGATGCTGCACCCACACCACCTCGGTGGTGACCGTGACACCATTGCGCCGCATCGACTGCGCCTGGCTTTCCAGCCATTCCCGGTGTTGCCGCACGTAGCCTTCGCGCATCACCGCCAGTGCCTGGTCATTCACCAGGCCCGCCGTGGCAAGCCCTTCCACATAATCGAAAGCCACGATGTGCAACGCCATGCCCTTGGCCTTGGCCAGTGCTGCGGCGCGGTCGTAGACGGGGGTTCGGCGCATCAGGGGCGATGCGATCAACAGCAGTCTTTGCAGGGTTTCCATGGCACACCTCGGCGGTTGCGATACGTAACCCAAGCATCGTTTAGCCGTGCTTTGCAGACTTGACGTTTGTCAACTGACGCCCCACGGACCAACGGCATATCCCGCTGCACAAAAACTTGACGAGGATCAACGTATCGCCGCTTGCCGGGCGCACGCTACTCCCATATCAACAACAATCTCCAGCCTCCGGAGGCGTGCCATGGCCCTCATCAACGCAATGGTGTTCGTCGACAGAAACCGAATCGTGCTGGCAGGGACGCCTTCGCTTCGCATTGTTCCGCAGTTTTCCTGCCCATGCATGCTCCGGAGGCACCCATGAACATCTACATCGAGCACAACACCGAACGGAACCGCTGTTGGGTCCGCATGGACGACTGGCGGGTAGGTTTCAGCACCGCCGCTGAAGCCGAACAGTTTGTCGAGCGGCTCAACGCCCGCCTCAACGCCCCGCATTCGCTGGACATGCTCGCGGATTCGTCGCCCCGCCCAGGCGTGACAGTCCGGGCTGGCCGGCGATGTGCGAAGGAGGCCTGAACATGTCTGGCCAACTGAAAGTCACACTGCTCGAGCAGCCTCCTTCACCTGCGGCTCACCTGGAACCACTGGCGACATTGTGCCGCGACTGTAGGGTCAGCGGCTTGTGCCTGCCCACCGGTCTGCCCTTGCATGACTCCGGCTGCCTGGGCGCGCTGATCGGGCCACGCATGCGTATCCGCAAAGGGGCGGCGCTGTTCAATGCCAATGACCCCTTGACCACGCTCTATGCCGTGCGCTGCGGCAGTTTCAAGACCAGCCTGAACAGCGTCGAAGGCCAGGGTGTAGTGATCAACTTCTGGATGACGGGTGATGTGCTTGGCCTGGACGCCATCGCCACCGACCACCATGTCTGCGACGCGATTGCCCTGGAAGACAGCGAAGTCTGCCCAGTGCCGTATCGTCGCCTGCAAGCGCTGGCACGCGACTTTCCGGTATTGCAGCAAAGCCTGAACCGCTTGATGAGCCGGGAGATCGTGCGTGAGCACGGGCGCGTGCTGATGCTGTGCAACCTCACCGCCGAGCAGCGCCTGGCCAGTTTTCTGATCGGACTGTCCAGGCGCTTCGTCAACCGTGGCTACTCCGCCCATGGTTTCATGTTACGCATGTCACGAGAGGACATGGCATCTTACCTGGGCCTGCGCCTGGAGACCGTATGCCGTTCGGTCGCCCGCTTGCGTGCGCAAGGCATCGTCAGCCTGTGCGGCAGGCTGGTGGAAATACTTGACATGCCAGCGTTGATGGCGCTCGAGCAAGGCGGCCCTGACAGTGAACGCAAGCAAAGCCTGAAAGCGCCATGCTCGACATGCTGAATGTTGGCCACGGCGCCGTGGCGCTGGGGATCGGCATGCTGGTAGGCCTTGAGCGCGAACGCAAGAAACGTCGCGACGAGGAACCTGCCGCAGCGGGGCTGAGGACCTTCGCCATCACTGCCCTGCTTGGCTATGTCAGCATGCTGCTGGCAGGACCGGTGCTGGTCGGCACAACGAGCCTGGGCCTGGTACTGCTCCTCTGCCTGCAATACCGCCACTCGCGCAGGAGAATGCCGGATGTGACAGGGCAGATAGCCCTCTTGCTGGTGCTGGTCCTGGGCGCGCTGAGCGTTGCCGAGCCTGAGCTCGGCGCTGCAGCAGGTGTGGTCACGACCGTATTGCTGGCCCTGCGCCACGAGCTGCATCATTTCGTGCTGCAGCGACTGAGCGAACAGGAGCTGCGTGATGGGCTGACATTGCTGACGGTAGCCCTGGTGGTATTGCCACTTACACCGGACCGCTTTCTGGGCCCCTACAACGTGCTCAACCCACGCACCATCTGTACCTTGGTCGTCCTGCTGATGACGGTGGCAGCGTTGGGCCATATCGCCATACGCCTCGTGGGTCCGCGCTATGGCCTGCCCTTGAGTGCCATTGCTTCAGGTTTTGCCTCCGGCTCGGCGACCATTGCCCTGCTGGCCCATGAAGCCCGACGACAAAGCGCAGCGGTGCGCCCCTTCGCGGCGGCGGCGGTGTTGTCGAACCTGGCCACCATCACCCAGTTCGCCCTGGTGCTGATCTTCATCGACCGTCACCTGCTCGGCCCTTTCCTGCCAGCGGTCGGCCTCGGCGCGCTGGTTACCGCGCTCTATGGCGTGCTGCTGCTCGCGCCCTGGCGCGCCGACTCGAACTGCTCGGCGGTGAATCCGGGCACTGGCGCCTTCAATCTGTGGACAGCCCTCATCATCACGCTCGCCCTGACCGGTATCGCTTTGCTCTCGGCGTTTCTGCTCGAACACCTGGGACACAACGGTGCCAGCATCGCAGCGTTCGTCAGCGGCCTGGGCGATGCCCACGCGGCAACGGCGTCGGCAGCCTCGCTGGTGGTTGCAGGTCGGCTGCAAATGACCGAGCTGGTGGTACCGGGCATGATGGCTTTGACGGGGAACACGCTGACCAAATGTGTTTTGGCGTTCAGCAATGGTGGCTACGATTTTGCGCGGTACCTGGTGCCGGCGCAGCTCATCATTCTTGGGACGATGTGGCTGGGGATGCTGGCGTAACGCCCCATTGCCGCCAGCGATCGCCCCACAGTCGCTGACGCGCAGTTCGAACACTTGGGCGGTGGCAAGTCACATTCCGAACAACGCAGGTTCTGGATCACTCATCCTCGAACAAGGTCCAACCATGCCCCAAACCTTCGACGTCTTTCGCCGTGAAGAACAAGGCCAACTCCCCAGGGTCGAACGCTCTGTATAACCAGTGCCCGGCAACCGGCCCTCTCGTTATCACATAGTTCAAGCGGTATCGGAGGATGGCGCCAGCGTTAAACGAGCCCGAGTTCAACTCGGATCTCTCGCCATGATCGAGCGCCCATAGCATTTCGACGAGCTTGTCATTCAACACCACCCCTTCGGCGACCTCGATCAGATGGCGCTTGTGCAATTTCTTTTGAAGTCTTGCGCTTCTGCCCATGTTCAAGCGCCCTTGCTGCGCGACGGAGAATTCATTGGCCTGCCTACGACTTACCGTTGATCAACCAACCCAACCTGCCCCGCATCGTCGACATGGGGAATCAGCGCACTGGCCTCCACGTCGCGCATCAGTTCGGTAAGCATCTGCCGCTGGTTCTCGGTGATCGGTGGCGGCACATACCAGGCGCCCACGCTCATGCCCTCACGCTTGTAGCTGAAGGTGCGCAGCAGCTCGCCATCCTTGTAGACCTTGCCGGTGAGGTTGTGCACGTAGCTGTAGGGCATCGGGAACGTCAGTAGCGTCAGGGCGTTGAGCGCGACCAGAAAACCAGCCCCTTCCCCTGGCGGTTGGCTGATGACCAGGGCGTAACCCTTGCGCGGCAGTCCGTGGTCGACGAAAGAGAACGCGCCGGACGACCTGACTGCGGTGGTCAGCTCGTCACGCTCCTGGACGTCGAAGCGGGTATAGCCATCCGGCAGCACCAACAGGCTCATCGGCACGTAGGGCTTTTGCGCGTGATAGCCCAGCGGCTTCATCGACGGGTTACAGCCGCCGAGCAATGCCAGCCCGGTCGCCATCAGCGCCGCCTTGACCAGATTGTTCATCGCTGCGCCTCCAGCGGCTTACTGGCCAGGTTGGCAGCCTGCATGTCACGGGCGAAGGCACGGGCGACCCGGCGGATGTTTTCCTCGCGTTCAGGAACCCCGAGGTCAAGCAGCCAGGCGTACTTGGCCATGTAGTTTTCATAGTGATAACGCTTGAGCACCTTGCCATCACGCATCACGATGAAGTCGGCCTTGGTGTCCAGGTCACTCTGCAAGGGCAAGAGGAACAGAGTGGCGGCACTGAGGAACAGTAGAGGAAATGGCGCGACCTTGCGCTGGGCATCCAGCTTGACCATCACCTGGGTCTGCCCTTCGCCGGCAGCACCATTCTCGACCTTGCTGAATACGCCGCTCTCGCGCAGGTAATTGCGCAGCTCGGTGCCGTGCTCGAGCGAATCGACCATTACCGCGATCGGCGGCAGGTAATCCTGGCCTGCCTCGATGTGCGGATCGGGCAAGGTCTGGGTACCTGCGCAGCCGGCCAGCAGCAGGCTGGCGCTGAGGAACAGAGTCTTTTTCATTGCGGGTTTTCCTGGGTACGGGTCACTTCGCCGGCTGGGCGGCTTGGGGCAGTGGCATGACGAAGGGGAATGCCGGCGCCATGTTCAAGTTCAGGGCCTGCAGGGGCGGCAATGCGGGGGTGTAGCGCCGGGCGATCACTTCATCGCGCGGCTGCTGGTCACCATGGAAGAACAGGCAGGCGGAAGTCCCGAGGCAGCGCGAACGGAATTCGCCGATGTAGTACGCCTTGCCGGCTTCCAGGTGCATGGGCACGAGGAACTGTTCCCGTGCCCTGATGGAGCTGTAGCCACCGTTGTAGCCATTCCAGAAGAACTGGAAGTCATAGAATTCGTAGTCGCCGGGCTTGAGGGGCATTACGAACACGCTGGCCTCGCCGGGCAGCGCCTGTTTGTCGGGGCCGCGCACCTCTTCGATGTCCTTCGGGGTGTGGGCCACCTCGGCGAAACCCCACCATGCCGCCGCGCCGTCCTGCGCGCCACGTTTGCGCAGGAGGATGCGTTGGTTGGTGTAGGCACTATCGCGGCCAAGGGGGCCGATGCTGCCTACCAGGTACGTTACTGGACCACCAGCGGCCGGTTGCAGGGCCTCGCTGACCAAGGCGGGAGATTTGGCGGCGCAGCCGGTAAGTAGGGCAAGCGGTAACAGACGTGCGAACGCACGGAGCAATCCAGACATGAAAAATCCTTGGGGCGGGTCTCGATCCATCGGCAGCTGCAATCAGCGAGCAAGCACCTCAGCTGCGGGGGCGCAATGATATAGCGCGGCAAGGGATCAGGCGAGCAGGAATACGGCCTTTTGCCACCATCGTTGGGCAGGCGGTATTGCCCTCCCTCAATCCAAGCAACGACAACGCATTGAGCCGAACGCCCCATTGGTCAGGCGGTCATGGCGGATCGCCTTCAGGGGGCTATCGTTGCTTGTCTGGGCGACCACGACCGACGAGGGCGGTGCCATGAATACCAGTGATCTACTCGAACAGCTGCTTCGGGCAGGACAAGCTTCGCAGATGCAAAAAGGGAGCGGCGGCAGCTCATCGCAAGACAGCATGGGTGGCTTGGATGGCTTGCTCGGCGGCCTGCTTGGCGGCGGCGGTACGACGGCTGGCGGTGGCGGCCTTGGTGGATTGCTGGGCGGACTGCTGGGCGGCGGTGGC includes:
- a CDS encoding MBL fold metallo-hydrolase RNA specificity domain-containing protein, with the translated sequence MQLTFLGGTGTVTGSKFLLTYNSTRVLVDCGLFQGYKQLRLRNWEPLPPALGALDAVVLTHAHLDHSGYLPVLAREGYSGPIYATPATCALAEVLLLDSARLQEEQAEHANRHGYSRHTPARPLYTEQDAKRALALLRPVELHQAMPITEGMDLLLRTAGHILGAATVQLSAQGQTLVFSGDLGRPQDPIMRAPELIRTADVLLMESTYGDRQHPTESTEQYLAQVINQTLLRHGIVLVPSFAVGRAQLLMYYLYKLKRDRLIPDIPVYLNSPMATDATALYQQFRNEHRLTAAECAAMCKGTRIIRTVDESRHLDQLREPAVIIAASGMATGGRVLHHLKALAPNPRNSILFSGFQAGGTRGADIVAGARSVRLQGEDVPIRAQVHAMENLSAHADADEIMEWLRGFTRPPRQTYVIHGEPHAADTLRRRISLELGWQVCVPEYQETIAIDPVR
- a CDS encoding universal stress protein, whose amino-acid sequence is MSQYRQLLVLIIDVDPHSAALRRGLALAHASGARVHVLGVFVPSEAHLLREERLNEADIKRQYDHYREQLRTLVERHRSSGVALTVDSLSAEDIRSEALDYIRELQPDMVIKDSEAASAMARLFGTPLDCALMRGFKGLTLFVPMAAASLPRRVLVAVDTRFSETPAVQEQFNRGLIRVAQALALQCDAQLHLLSAYNMAGVFAADINLTQAWIEEMREALQESFNALAEAEGVAPDCRHFMEGGPVQVIREQVAALEVDAVVMGVVQPKGLDKLLGDTTERIVDHPPCSVLAVHPHVFETQEPWPCN
- a CDS encoding GNAT family N-acetyltransferase is translated as MNTQQTEQPGACEHWVEKLDDGTPVLIRPLREEDHDRDRHFLRSITSEARRFRFIAGISSGLPSLDPQRMPVDYHQRMAYVALAHVDGCLQQIGVSRYAGISGSPCCECAVAVREDWQRRGLGKRLLLHLIEAARRNGYEWMMSRDLANNYAMHRLTKAQGFTSRYLGGDVSEILHELDLRA
- a CDS encoding universal stress protein, giving the protein METLQRLLLIASPLMRRTPVYDRAAALAKAKGMALHIVAFDYVEGLATAGLVNDQALAVMREGYVRQHREWLESQAQSMRRNGVTVTTEVVWVQHPLSEILVHLREQPFAMLIKAFEHEPWWARAMFTSLDIQLLRETRIPLHLVHKASHALPRRILAAVDLSRPEDQFEGFNNQIISEALKLALQCNGQIELLYAYDLGSMYLDAGGSREHSFLFDSNLAQTLHEAQSDAFQALAERNGIAVEHRHMRIGDPAKVLAVFMDNNDIDVLVMGSYHHHGIGWFIGSTAERVLHRLSSSVLVISPEHAQG
- a CDS encoding helix-turn-helix domain-containing protein; translation: MSGQLKVTLLEQPPSPAAHLEPLATLCRDCRVSGLCLPTGLPLHDSGCLGALIGPRMRIRKGAALFNANDPLTTLYAVRCGSFKTSLNSVEGQGVVINFWMTGDVLGLDAIATDHHVCDAIALEDSEVCPVPYRRLQALARDFPVLQQSLNRLMSREIVREHGRVLMLCNLTAEQRLASFLIGLSRRFVNRGYSAHGFMLRMSREDMASYLGLRLETVCRSVARLRAQGIVSLCGRLVEILDMPALMALEQGGPDSERKQSLKAPCSTC
- a CDS encoding MgtC/SapB family protein yields the protein MLDMLNVGHGAVALGIGMLVGLERERKKRRDEEPAAAGLRTFAITALLGYVSMLLAGPVLVGTTSLGLVLLLCLQYRHSRRRMPDVTGQIALLLVLVLGALSVAEPELGAAAGVVTTVLLALRHELHHFVLQRLSEQELRDGLTLLTVALVVLPLTPDRFLGPYNVLNPRTICTLVVLLMTVAALGHIAIRLVGPRYGLPLSAIASGFASGSATIALLAHEARRQSAAVRPFAAAAVLSNLATITQFALVLIFIDRHLLGPFLPAVGLGALVTALYGVLLLAPWRADSNCSAVNPGTGAFNLWTALIITLALTGIALLSAFLLEHLGHNGASIAAFVSGLGDAHAATASAASLVVAGRLQMTELVVPGMMALTGNTLTKCVLAFSNGGYDFARYLVPAQLIILGTMWLGMLA